GCAGTGGGGTACGTGGCTCCACGATGAGCACGACCTGCGGCGGTAATCTTTTTTTCCGATCGTCCTCCGAGCCCGTGCCGCCCCCGTCATCCTCGTGCTAACAGCCTGCCCCAAACGCTTGGTCGTACGCGTGTGTGCGGCATCACGCCGACGCCTTCTCCGTCCCcgtcccccccgccgccgcccatgacggaggaggtggaggcctgcCTCATGaggcgtgtcatggaggactccatggcCACCCATGATGAGCGACAATGGGAGGGCCTGCAAACCGCGCTGGCCCTCTCTGCGACCGGCGACGTGACCATCACGGAGCTGGACCTCGACGTCCAGGAGGAGGTgcaagaggaggtggaggaggagccacCCGTCGCCGCGTGGAACCCTTGTCTGGTGGGCCAGCTGTGGAGCTGGTCGTGCATGGCGCTAGAGATGGCGGACTCGGTGGGTGTCGGCCCATGGCCAGCGATGCCACAACGGTCACCAGAGCAGGAGAAGGAGCCACGAGAGAAGGTGGTGCAGGCGCCGCCCGCTCCTCAGGTCTGGCAGGGGCCGCCAACCCAGTAGCCCTAAATGGCTGCCACAACACCGATGAAGAGGTCGCCCCGGGCCGAAGACGCAGTGCCTGGGGCCACCACTCTGAGCCACACGCCAGATCTGGTCCGAGAGCGCTGGATCTGCGTCGGATGCCACCAGCTGACGCACCGAGACCAACCGTCGTGGCCGCCGCAAGAACGGGCGCCATACCCACATAGAGGGAGCATCCGTGCCATCGTGAGATGAAGAAGCCCCATGCGATGGGCTTCGTTGGCCAATTCATCCGACGATGGCAATGAGAAAGGGTTGAGAAGAGGGGAGGCCATCGGGGGTGATTTGGGCTTCCGCCTGTGTCACCCCTCGAGAAGTGACACGGGGGACATGTGGGGTTCGTTCATGCACTTCTTGTATTTTTAAAATAAGATATATGTCAtctcattttttaaaaaaaaattctattCCTATGAGGTTCATGTATCCTATGAACCAAGGAGACCGTAAACGCAGGTGaacgaaattcatggaaaattaaGGATTTCAATTAAAATCCTCTGAGAATCCTAGAAAATCCTCAAAGGATGAAAGAGACCCAATCCGATCGACCAACACGTACGAGTTCTAGAGAATTCTCAGATCCTACCCGGTACGATTCGTCCGTCCCTGTCCCTGTCCCTTTCGTTCCTTCTCCAAGGGGTTCACGTGTGCGGCCACGACGCGCCTCCGGGCCATTCCAGGCGCGCGCCATCGCATATGTGACGGCCAGCACCACTGCTTATAAGTAAGCTCTCTCGCCCGGCCAACTCTGGGGAGGCACCGTCGCCGGACGAGCTGTTTTCTCTCATGCACTCGCTCAGGTTGTCCAGTGGCAGCAGCACGGGACTCGGCCGGTTCGCTGCCGCGAGGTTGGTGGCCGCAGCTCGTGGAGGGAGGAGCGTGTCCGCCGCGCCGGGCATGGAGCCCCCGCGCGACGACATACACAACACCAAAGAGTATATTACTTGGTTGATCACGTACAGGTAATTTTCCTCTGCAAATTGCATGATCAGGTAATTGGGTTGGTCGGTCCGTGTAGGGACGTGATGAGCCACCCGTTCGGGGTGGCCTACTCCGCGAGGTCGGACGAGGACGAGGAAGGCTTCGGCGGGGTGTACGCGAGGGACGACGACCGGCCGGCGTTCAGCCGTCCAACTGCCGACGCGCGTCcgacccatcctcctcctcctggtACTTTTTGTTTGTTTTTCATGGAGTTAACTGTGTTTTTTGCCTAATAATAACTGATCGAGCTGTGTTTTTCTTCAGACCATGGAACCTCGCAGGTGAAGGAGGAGAGAGCGCGCCATCTCAATGACGACAAGCACGCCACCTAGCTTCCTATATAAAGCCATGTTTTAAGAAGTTTATCTATGTGTTGTGATAATCATGTAAAATACCAAGGCATGCTTCCGTGCCTTACTAGCTATGTTATGTGTGCCCCTAGCATGAGCTGTAAAATTAAGAGATGACTTGTAAAGAGATAGTGCTTTGTGAGTGTCGGAGCTACTTCTATAGTGTCAAAAACACTAttatattatgaaacggagggagtacaattcttCTTTGGCCGGTTTAGTAAGACAGATTTAGTAAAGTCTTATGTAATGGATTCGAGTCTCCTTGTGAAAAAGAGAATGTTATCCGGAAGTCCTATCATGAGTTCGAGATCACATGATCTAAGATGAGCAGTAAAATTAAAAAATacttcctctgtcccaaaataagtgtcttgagcttagtacaaatttatattagagttagtacaaagttgagacatttattttgagaaggagggagtagtaaacaaAATCTAAAACATGCCTACATTATTTTTGCATGCATGTGTTTTCTGGCCACGTTCATCAGACCGTCAGCCATCAGTCTCCTTGAATAATGGGACAATcacatttgtgcccctaactcgaacctactactcaaatttatccctaactttttgatgtgctcaaatttgcccctaaaagGCATTTTAAGTCACAGGAATGCCCTTTCAtctggtcaaagttgtttgaccaaaatttgaaaattcataacaaattcatatgaagttagaagaatgcaaaataagatatcaaaatgctcATAAAAACAACACCTATATGCACGTGTCATTTACGTTCATGACAAAGGCACTCTTTAAAGCCTTTTAGGGTTTATAACATTAAAAAACAATTTAGGATGAATGCAAATAAATGTACATGTAGTTGAGGAACGTAAATGACATGCGCGTATAGGTGATGTTTGTATGAACATtt
Above is a window of Triticum aestivum cultivar Chinese Spring chromosome 6B, IWGSC CS RefSeq v2.1, whole genome shotgun sequence DNA encoding:
- the LOC123133711 gene encoding uncharacterized protein gives rise to the protein MHSLRLSSGSSTGLGRFAAARLVAAARGGRSVSAAPGMEPPRDDIHNTKEDVMSHPFGVAYSARSDEDEEGFGGVYARDDDRPAFSRPTADARPTHPPPPDHGTSQVKEERARHLNDDKHAT